The [Eubacterium] siraeum genome contains a region encoding:
- a CDS encoding formate--tetrahydrofolate ligase, translating into MLSDIEIAQNAKMLKIKDIAKELGIDEEELIPYGHYKAKISQECIDRLESKEDGKLILVTAINPTPAGEGKTTTSVGLAEGMYKIGKKAVLALREPSLGPVFGIKGGAAGGGYAQVVPMEDINLHFTGDMHAITSANNLLCALIDNHIQQGNVLGIDPRRIQIKRCLDMNDRALRNCIIGLGGKVNGVPREDHFQITVASEIMAILCLADDLVDLKARLSRILVAYTYDGKPVFASDVEAVGAMTALLKDAINPNLVQTLENTPAIIHGGPFANIAHGCNSVRATKLALKLGDYAITEAGFGSDLGAEKFFDIKCRYAGLKPSCTVIVATIRALKYNGGVPKTELTAENTEALKKGIVNLGAHIENMRKYGVPAVVAINHFYTDTEAEIAIVREYCEKMGAKVAFSDVFLKGGEGGIELANAVIDTINENEGKTNFAPIYDEKLSIKEKLDIIVREIYRADGVSYTTGAEKAIKEIEAIGFDKLPVCVAKTQYSLSDDPTKLGCPKDFTITVRDVKLSAGAGFVVALTGDIMTMPGLPKVPAANKIDVSADGEISGLF; encoded by the coding sequence ATGCTCAGCGATATTGAAATTGCCCAGAACGCAAAAATGTTAAAAATAAAGGATATAGCAAAGGAACTCGGAATTGACGAGGAGGAGCTTATACCCTACGGTCACTACAAGGCGAAGATCTCACAGGAATGTATAGACCGTCTTGAAAGCAAAGAGGACGGCAAGCTGATACTTGTTACGGCTATAAACCCCACTCCTGCAGGAGAGGGCAAGACGACTACTTCCGTAGGTCTTGCAGAGGGTATGTACAAGATAGGTAAAAAGGCTGTACTTGCACTGCGTGAGCCTTCACTGGGTCCCGTCTTTGGCATAAAGGGCGGTGCGGCAGGCGGAGGATATGCGCAGGTAGTGCCTATGGAGGATATAAATCTTCACTTCACGGGGGATATGCACGCAATCACTTCCGCAAACAATCTGCTTTGCGCACTTATAGATAACCACATTCAGCAGGGAAACGTACTCGGAATAGACCCCAGACGCATACAGATAAAGCGTTGTCTTGATATGAACGACAGAGCGCTGAGAAACTGCATAATCGGTCTTGGCGGCAAGGTGAACGGCGTTCCGAGAGAGGATCACTTCCAGATAACCGTTGCAAGCGAGATAATGGCGATACTGTGCCTTGCGGACGATCTTGTTGATCTTAAGGCAAGGCTCAGCAGAATTCTTGTTGCGTATACTTATGACGGAAAGCCCGTATTCGCTTCTGATGTTGAGGCGGTAGGCGCAATGACAGCACTCTTAAAGGACGCTATCAACCCCAACCTCGTGCAGACGCTCGAAAATACTCCCGCTATCATTCACGGCGGTCCATTTGCAAACATTGCCCACGGCTGTAACAGCGTAAGAGCGACCAAGCTTGCGTTAAAGCTTGGCGACTATGCCATAACCGAGGCAGGCTTCGGCAGTGATCTCGGTGCGGAGAAGTTCTTTGACATAAAGTGCCGTTACGCAGGACTTAAGCCCTCGTGTACGGTCATAGTAGCTACTATCCGTGCTTTGAAATACAACGGCGGCGTGCCTAAGACAGAGCTTACGGCGGAAAATACGGAAGCGCTTAAAAAGGGTATCGTGAACCTCGGGGCACATATAGAAAATATGCGTAAATACGGCGTGCCTGCAGTTGTTGCAATAAACCACTTCTATACCGATACAGAGGCTGAAATAGCTATTGTCCGTGAATACTGCGAGAAGATGGGTGCAAAGGTCGCATTCTCCGATGTATTCTTAAAGGGCGGAGAAGGCGGTATTGAGCTTGCAAACGCTGTTATAGATACAATAAACGAAAACGAGGGCAAGACGAATTTTGCTCCTATATATGACGAGAAGCTGTCCATAAAGGAAAAGCTGGATATAATCGTAAGGGAAATCTACCGTGCGGACGGCGTAAGCTATACAACGGGTGCGGAAAAGGCAATAAAGGAAATTGAAGCTATCGGCTTTGACAAGCTGCCTGTATGCGTTGCAAAGACGCAGTATTCCTTATCGGACGACCCGACAAAGCTCGGTTGCCCGAAGGACTTCACGATAACCGTCCGTGATGTAAAGCTGTCGGCAGGTGCAGGCTTTGTTGTCGCACTTACTGGCGACATTATGACAATGCCCGGACTGCCCAAGGTTCCTGCCGCAAACAAGATAGATGTAAGCGCAGACGGCGAGATAAGCGGTCTGTTCTGA
- a CDS encoding DNA topoisomerase (ATP-hydrolyzing) subunit A: MRKGKNEKSEKKVAPNKNAYIEGAGIVENQPITDTLTENYMPYAMSVIVSRALPEIDGFKPSHRKLLYTMYKMGLLTGARTKSANIVGQTMKLNPHGDMAIYETMVRLARGNEALLHPYVDSKGNFGKAYSRDMSFAASRYTEAKLDPICAEIFADIDRDIVDFVPNYDNSMTEPVLLPTRFPAVLVNNNVGIAVSMASNICSFNLSEVCETAAALMKNLEHDIVSTLKGPDFPGGGFILQDENELRRIYATGRGSVKVRSKYIYDKTANCIEVTEIPPTTTIEAIIDKIVEQVKLGKLKEISDVRDESDLSGLKITIDLKRGQDSEAVMKKLFRITPLQDVFSCNFNILVGGMPKVMGVAEILEQWTDFRITCVKRKTKFELARKKEKLHLLTGLKKILLDIDKAIKIIRETEDDAEVVPNLMIGFGIDETQAEYVADIKLRNINKGYILKRIEEIDSLKEEIADMEDILSSERRVKQIIISELGDIAKKYGKPRKTMFIYGTEDEENEAEEEIPDYPVNLFFTREGYFKKITPQSLRMSGEQKLKENDEIIETYDGSNRAELLFFTDKFQVYKARACDFEDGKASVMGDYLPVKLELDPDERIIKMIAAEDYSGTLVMFFENGKCAKVPMASFETKTRRKKLANAYNDGSPLVSMTLIDGDCEFMLSSEAGKVMIFNTVLILPKAARDTQGVQVMRLTRAKLRSAVKYKDGMIKDADSYRTKAVPVAGTLYDEDVDQLKFV; the protein is encoded by the coding sequence TTGAGAAAAGGAAAGAACGAAAAGAGCGAGAAGAAGGTCGCTCCGAATAAAAACGCTTATATAGAGGGTGCAGGTATTGTCGAAAATCAGCCGATAACCGATACGCTGACCGAAAACTATATGCCGTATGCGATGAGCGTTATAGTTTCCCGTGCGCTCCCCGAAATTGACGGTTTCAAGCCGTCGCACAGAAAACTGCTGTATACTATGTACAAGATGGGTCTGCTTACGGGAGCGAGAACAAAGTCGGCGAACATTGTCGGACAGACGATGAAATTAAATCCGCACGGCGATATGGCAATATACGAAACGATGGTAAGACTTGCAAGGGGCAACGAGGCGCTTCTGCACCCGTATGTTGACAGCAAGGGTAACTTCGGTAAGGCATATTCGAGAGATATGTCATTTGCGGCATCACGATATACAGAGGCAAAGCTCGACCCTATCTGCGCAGAGATATTTGCGGATATTGATCGTGATATAGTTGACTTTGTGCCGAACTACGATAACTCAATGACAGAGCCTGTACTGCTCCCTACAAGATTCCCTGCGGTACTGGTAAACAATAACGTCGGTATCGCCGTATCTATGGCGAGCAATATCTGCTCCTTCAATCTGTCGGAGGTGTGTGAAACAGCCGCCGCACTTATGAAAAACCTCGAACACGATATTGTATCCACGCTTAAAGGACCGGATTTCCCCGGCGGAGGCTTCATATTACAGGACGAGAACGAGCTTCGCCGTATATATGCTACCGGACGTGGAAGCGTAAAGGTGCGCAGTAAGTATATCTATGACAAAACGGCAAACTGTATCGAAGTGACCGAGATTCCGCCTACAACGACTATTGAAGCGATAATCGACAAGATAGTTGAGCAGGTAAAGCTGGGCAAGCTGAAGGAAATCTCGGACGTTCGTGACGAGTCGGACTTATCGGGTCTTAAGATAACTATTGATTTAAAGCGTGGGCAGGACAGCGAGGCGGTAATGAAAAAGCTGTTCAGGATAACTCCCTTACAGGACGTTTTCTCCTGCAACTTCAACATTCTTGTAGGCGGTATGCCGAAGGTTATGGGTGTTGCCGAGATACTTGAGCAGTGGACGGATTTCAGAATCACCTGCGTAAAGAGAAAGACAAAGTTTGAGCTTGCAAGAAAGAAAGAGAAGCTTCATCTGCTGACAGGTCTTAAGAAGATACTGCTTGATATAGACAAGGCTATAAAGATAATCCGTGAAACAGAGGACGATGCAGAGGTCGTACCGAACCTTATGATAGGCTTCGGCATAGACGAAACACAGGCTGAATATGTTGCGGATATAAAGCTGAGAAATATCAACAAGGGTTATATCTTGAAGCGTATTGAGGAAATAGACAGCCTTAAGGAAGAAATAGCCGATATGGAGGATATTCTTTCTTCGGAACGCAGAGTAAAGCAGATAATCATATCGGAGCTTGGTGATATAGCGAAGAAATACGGCAAGCCCAGAAAGACAATGTTTATCTACGGCACTGAGGACGAGGAGAACGAGGCGGAGGAGGAGATACCCGATTATCCCGTTAATCTGTTCTTCACCCGTGAGGGATATTTCAAGAAGATTACTCCTCAGTCGCTGAGAATGAGCGGTGAGCAGAAGCTCAAGGAAAACGATGAGATAATCGAAACTTATGACGGCAGTAACCGTGCGGAGCTGTTGTTCTTCACAGATAAATTCCAGGTATATAAGGCAAGAGCCTGCGACTTTGAGGACGGAAAGGCAAGCGTGATGGGCGACTATCTGCCCGTAAAGCTGGAGCTTGACCCGGACGAGAGGATAATAAAGATGATAGCCGCAGAGGACTACAGCGGAACGCTTGTGATGTTCTTTGAAAACGGTAAATGCGCAAAAGTGCCTATGGCTTCGTTTGAAACAAAGACAAGACGTAAAAAGCTGGCGAACGCATACAATGACGGCTCGCCGCTTGTATCTATGACGCTTATTGACGGCGACTGCGAGTTTATGCTAAGCTCGGAAGCAGGCAAGGTCATGATATTCAACACCGTGCTTATCCTCCCCAAAGCGGCAAGGGATACGCAGGGCGTGCAGGTAATGAGGCTTACCAGAGCGAAACTCAGATCTGCGGTTAAATACAAGGACGGTATGATAAAGGACGCAGACAGCTACAGGACAAAGGCCGTGCCTGTTGCAGGTACGCTGTACGACGAGGACGTTGACCAGCTGAAATTTGTGTAA
- a CDS encoding HD domain-containing protein: MEINRIEVISAVVSEMIATLPEERRQKAYIHLFGTAQTAGLIALRRGVNAELAQISGLLHDYRKYLTGVDEKHAEESADAVMPILAKTGLFSVCEIGNITRAIANHSDKENVGLPLDEVLKDADILQHVLQNTTLPIRDKYEKRFEKLKKEFSL, from the coding sequence ATGGAAATTAACAGGATAGAGGTAATATCTGCCGTAGTGTCGGAGATGATAGCGACACTGCCCGAGGAAAGACGGCAGAAAGCGTACATTCATCTTTTCGGCACGGCACAGACGGCAGGGCTTATCGCGCTGCGCAGAGGTGTGAACGCAGAGCTTGCGCAGATAAGCGGACTGCTCCATGACTACCGTAAATATCTGACGGGTGTTGACGAAAAGCACGCAGAAGAAAGTGCTGACGCTGTAATGCCGATACTGGCAAAGACGGGGCTTTTCAGCGTGTGCGAGATAGGCAATATCACAAGAGCGATAGCAAACCACAGCGACAAGGAAAATGTCGGGCTTCCGCTTGATGAGGTGCTGAAAGACGCAGATATTCTGCAACACGTTTTACAGAATACAACGCTCCCCATAAGAGATAAATACGAGAAACGCTTTGAAAAGCTGAAAAAAGAGTTTTCACTCTGA
- a CDS encoding toprim domain-containing protein — translation MAKKNYDDNSLKQLKGPDQVRLRPGVIFGSDGLDGCCHSVFEILSNSIDEAREGFGKKIIVTRFLDKSIEVQDYGRGIPIDFNKNEEKYNWELAFCTLYAGGKYDNNSGDNYSYSLGLNGLGLCSTQFAAEYMEVESNNGTWIYDLRFEKGYNVEKEERGFRRHQSDGTTGTKIKWKPDLDVFTDIDVPFEYFDDVLRRQAVVNDGLTFVLRNEVRDEETGETRFEEHIYCYENGISDYLKEIVGDTALTTEQVWSAQRTGKDREDKPEYKVKMKVAFVFSNKVQLIQHYHNSSWLEHGGSPDKAMQAAFTNQIDGWLKANSKYNKTEGKIKFTDIADCLVFISSNFSTQTSYENQTKKSITNKFIQEAMTDWLKHQLEVYFLENPDEAVKICEQVLINKRARENAAKARDTIKKQLSGKIDLANRIPKFVDCRSKDTARRELYIVEGDSALGAVKQARDADYQAVMPVRGKTLNCLKASYDKIFKSEIITNLMKILGCGVEVKAKANKDLSTFDLNNLRWEKIIICTDADYDGYQIRTLILTMLYRLVPTVIEKGFVYIAESPLYEINSKDMTYFAYTEAEKQRILADIGEQKYKIQRSKGLGENEPEMMSLTTMNPETRRLIRVMPEDAQKTQEIFELLLGDNLDGRKDYIRDYGYKYLDDIDVS, via the coding sequence ATGGCAAAGAAAAATTATGACGATAACAGTCTTAAACAGCTGAAAGGACCCGATCAGGTACGACTGCGTCCCGGCGTTATATTCGGCTCGGACGGGCTTGACGGTTGTTGTCACTCCGTGTTTGAGATACTTTCAAACTCGATAGACGAGGCGAGAGAGGGCTTCGGAAAGAAGATAATCGTTACACGCTTCCTTGATAAAAGCATTGAAGTGCAGGACTACGGCAGAGGTATACCGATAGACTTCAATAAAAACGAGGAAAAGTACAACTGGGAACTTGCTTTCTGCACACTGTACGCAGGCGGTAAGTACGATAACAACAGCGGAGATAACTACTCATATTCGCTCGGTCTTAACGGTCTTGGCCTTTGCTCGACGCAGTTTGCGGCTGAGTATATGGAGGTCGAGAGTAACAACGGAACGTGGATATACGACCTGAGATTTGAAAAGGGCTATAACGTTGAAAAGGAAGAAAGAGGCTTCCGCCGTCACCAGTCGGACGGAACAACGGGTACAAAAATCAAGTGGAAGCCCGACCTTGATGTATTTACGGATATTGACGTACCGTTTGAATATTTTGACGATGTTCTGCGCAGACAGGCGGTAGTAAATGACGGGCTGACCTTTGTGCTGAGAAACGAAGTGCGTGACGAGGAAACAGGGGAAACACGCTTTGAAGAGCATATCTACTGCTATGAGAACGGCATCAGCGACTATCTGAAAGAAATCGTAGGCGATACAGCGCTCACTACCGAGCAGGTATGGAGCGCACAGCGTACAGGTAAGGACAGAGAGGACAAGCCGGAATACAAGGTAAAGATGAAGGTCGCTTTTGTATTCTCAAACAAAGTTCAGCTTATACAGCACTACCACAATTCAAGCTGGCTTGAGCACGGCGGAAGTCCCGATAAGGCTATGCAGGCGGCATTCACAAATCAGATAGACGGCTGGCTGAAAGCTAACAGCAAGTACAACAAGACCGAGGGCAAGATAAAATTTACCGATATTGCCGACTGTCTTGTATTCATATCTTCTAACTTCTCAACGCAGACAAGCTATGAGAACCAGACGAAAAAAAGCATAACCAATAAATTTATACAGGAGGCTATGACCGACTGGCTGAAGCACCAGCTTGAAGTGTACTTCCTTGAAAATCCGGACGAAGCGGTCAAGATATGCGAGCAGGTGCTGATAAACAAGCGTGCCCGTGAAAATGCCGCAAAGGCAAGAGATACAATAAAAAAACAGCTTTCGGGCAAGATAGACCTTGCAAACAGGATACCTAAGTTCGTTGACTGCAGGAGTAAGGATACGGCAAGACGAGAGCTTTATATAGTGGAGGGTGATTCGGCTTTAGGCGCTGTAAAGCAGGCGAGGGACGCAGACTATCAGGCGGTAATGCCTGTAAGAGGTAAGACGCTAAACTGCCTTAAGGCAAGCTATGACAAGATATTCAAGAGCGAGATTATCACGAACCTTATGAAGATACTCGGCTGCGGTGTTGAGGTAAAGGCTAAGGCGAATAAAGACCTTTCAACTTTTGATTTAAATAATCTCAGGTGGGAAAAGATAATAATCTGTACCGATGCGGACTATGACGGATACCAGATAAGAACGCTTATTCTTACTATGCTGTACAGACTTGTTCCGACCGTAATAGAAAAGGGCTTTGTGTATATCGCTGAGTCGCCGCTTTATGAGATAAACAGCAAGGATATGACCTACTTTGCCTATACAGAAGCGGAAAAGCAGAGGATACTTGCCGATATAGGCGAGCAGAAGTATAAGATACAGCGTTCAAAGGGTCTTGGTGAGAACGAACCGGAAATGATGTCGCTTACCACTATGAACCCCGAAACAAGACGGCTTATAAGAGTAATGCCGGAGGACGCACAGAAAACTCAGGAGATATTCGAGCTGCTGCTCGGTGATAACCTTGACGGAAGAAAGGACTATATCCGTGACTACGGCTATAAGTACCTTGACGATATAGACGTATCTTGA
- a CDS encoding L-fucose/L-arabinose isomerase family protein, with amino-acid sequence MKNIPDVKLGIAAVSRDCFPMSLSASRCEAVVKACKEIGVDVFKCPTTIESETHMMQALEELKGAGCNALVVYLGNFGPESAETLLAKYFDGPVMFVAAAEETQDNLVGGRGDAYCGVLNASYNLALRNIKAYIPEYPVGTATEVADMIKEFIPVARAVIGLNNLKVISFGPRPQDFLACNAPIKQLYNLGVEIEENSELDLYAAFNEHKNDARIPEVVADMEKELGDGNKMPGILPRLAQLEITLLDWMEAHKGSRKYVVFANKCWPSFQTQFGCVPCYVNSRLTARGIPVACEVDIYGAISEYIGACISEDAVTLLDINNSVPADMYVESIKDKYNYTLKDTFMGFHCGNTASCKLTSKTMKYQLIMHRGLEPDKEPDITRGTLEGDIVPGDITFFRLQSTADAKLRAYVAEGEVLPVATRSFGAIGVFAIPEMGRFYRNVLIKKNYPHHGAVAFGHYGKAIFDTLKYLGVEDLEFNRPAGMLYDGENPYAKY; translated from the coding sequence ATGAAGAACATACCCGATGTAAAGCTCGGAATTGCGGCTGTAAGCCGTGACTGTTTCCCCATGAGCCTTTCAGCTTCAAGATGTGAGGCTGTTGTAAAGGCATGTAAGGAGATCGGTGTTGACGTATTTAAATGTCCCACCACTATCGAAAGCGAAACACATATGATGCAGGCTCTTGAGGAGCTTAAGGGCGCAGGCTGCAACGCACTTGTCGTATACCTCGGAAACTTCGGTCCCGAGTCGGCTGAAACACTGCTTGCAAAGTATTTTGACGGTCCTGTAATGTTCGTTGCTGCGGCAGAGGAAACACAGGATAACTTAGTAGGCGGCAGAGGCGACGCTTACTGTGGCGTGCTGAATGCAAGCTACAACTTAGCACTCAGAAACATCAAGGCATACATACCCGAATACCCTGTAGGAACAGCTACAGAGGTTGCAGATATGATAAAGGAATTTATCCCTGTTGCAAGAGCGGTTATCGGTCTTAATAACTTAAAGGTTATCTCATTCGGTCCTCGTCCTCAGGACTTCCTTGCTTGTAACGCTCCTATAAAGCAGCTTTACAACCTCGGCGTTGAAATCGAAGAGAACTCGGAGCTTGACCTTTATGCTGCATTCAACGAGCATAAGAATGACGCAAGAATCCCCGAAGTTGTTGCAGATATGGAAAAGGAGCTTGGCGACGGCAACAAGATGCCCGGTATCCTGCCCAGACTTGCACAGCTTGAGATTACGCTTCTTGACTGGATGGAAGCACACAAGGGAAGCAGAAAGTACGTTGTATTCGCCAACAAGTGCTGGCCCTCATTCCAGACACAGTTCGGCTGTGTTCCCTGCTATGTAAACTCAAGACTTACAGCAAGAGGAATCCCCGTAGCGTGTGAGGTCGATATATACGGTGCAATCAGCGAATATATCGGTGCCTGCATTTCGGAAGACGCAGTTACACTGCTCGACATCAACAACTCTGTTCCCGCAGATATGTATGTTGAATCCATCAAGGACAAGTACAACTACACGCTCAAGGATACATTCATGGGCTTCCACTGCGGTAACACAGCTTCGTGCAAGCTGACAAGCAAGACTATGAAGTATCAGCTCATCATGCACAGAGGTCTTGAGCCCGATAAGGAGCCTGATATTACAAGAGGTACGCTCGAGGGCGACATCGTTCCCGGCGATATCACATTCTTCCGTTTACAGAGCACGGCTGACGCTAAGCTGAGAGCTTATGTTGCCGAGGGTGAAGTTCTCCCTGTTGCTACACGTTCATTCGGCGCTATCGGCGTATTCGCTATCCCCGAAATGGGCAGATTCTACCGCAACGTTCTTATCAAGAAGAACTATCCTCACCACGGTGCAGTAGCATTCGGTCACTACGGCAAGGCTATCTTCGATACACTGAAGTACCTCGGTGTTGAGGATCTTGAATTCAACCGTCCCGCAGGTATGCTGTATGACGGTGAGAATCCTTACGCTAAATATTGA
- a CDS encoding acyl-protein synthetase, whose amino-acid sequence MKYRRLLFWVKDPYSDSSDELFTKAVKENFSYCVSHCDDYRRICENLGISSPSDASGLPVIPTLLFKKKQIFNKGCIPLIKATSSGTSGRKSMVAFDTGGLLCGLKMVMRVSKLRNLLSPVPCHYIIMGYKHHRGNKTAVTKTAFGATFFTPALSRNYILTYKKGGYSPDFDRIIDLIVRHSHSRFPTRFMGFPAYTYFLLRIMDERKIYLKMPKGSRIMLGGGWKQFYAEQADKNSFYSLAEKVLGIKGNDIIEFFGAVEHPILYCDCKEHHFHVPAYSRVIIRDVDTLKPLENGKTGLVNLITPMVKATPVLSVMTDDLGILHNGSECSCGLKTPFLEIVGRVAPEDIKTCAAGAEEIIKGVNV is encoded by the coding sequence ATGAAATACAGACGATTGCTCTTTTGGGTAAAAGACCCGTATTCCGATAGTTCCGACGAATTGTTCACCAAAGCCGTAAAAGAAAATTTCTCCTACTGCGTTTCTCATTGCGATGATTACCGCAGAATATGCGAAAATCTCGGTATATCCTCTCCCTCGGATGCGTCCGGACTTCCCGTGATACCCACATTGCTGTTCAAGAAAAAGCAGATTTTCAATAAAGGTTGTATTCCGCTTATAAAAGCGACTTCCTCCGGCACAAGCGGCAGGAAAAGCATGGTAGCCTTTGACACGGGCGGCCTTCTCTGCGGACTTAAAATGGTTATGCGTGTATCAAAGCTGAGAAATCTGTTATCTCCTGTTCCGTGCCACTATATCATTATGGGTTACAAGCACCACAGAGGAAACAAGACCGCCGTAACAAAGACGGCTTTCGGTGCAACATTCTTCACTCCTGCACTGAGCCGCAATTATATCCTGACATATAAAAAAGGCGGCTATTCCCCCGACTTTGACAGGATTATAGATCTTATTGTCAGGCATTCACATTCACGTTTCCCGACAAGATTCATGGGGTTTCCCGCTTATACTTATTTTCTGCTGAGAATAATGGACGAACGTAAAATTTATCTTAAAATGCCGAAAGGCTCACGCATAATGCTCGGCGGCGGCTGGAAACAGTTCTATGCTGAGCAAGCCGACAAAAATTCCTTTTACAGCCTTGCCGAAAAGGTACTCGGCATAAAGGGAAACGATATTATCGAATTTTTCGGAGCGGTAGAGCATCCGATTTTATACTGCGACTGCAAGGAACATCACTTCCACGTTCCCGCTTACAGCAGAGTTATAATCAGAGATGTCGATACGTTAAAACCGCTTGAAAACGGCAAGACAGGACTTGTAAACCTGATAACTCCTATGGTTAAAGCGACCCCGGTGCTTTCAGTAATGACAGATGACCTCGGCATACTTCATAACGGAAGCGAATGTTCCTGCGGACTGAAAACGCCGTTTCTTGAAATTGTCGGCAGAGTTGCGCCGGAGGATATAAAGACCTGTGCGGCAGGCGCAGAAGAGATAATAAAGGGTGTGAACGTATGA
- a CDS encoding acyl-CoA reductase, with amino-acid sequence MIFFDGEIYENDMCDKLLARFEDRICDTLGNCRLSAKQVMLAAEKISTDIENGAFDDMLSALDVENVSYYKQLILACLSRENLEYRLKTELGDSDGFIGPPNGITPKIKIQTKPLGVLFHIAAGNADGLPVTSVAEGLLAGNINILKLPSADKGLSIRIIKRLCKYEPLLSRYIYVFDTPSSDVRTIQTLAGFADGIVVWGGTEAVKAVRSLAPPGVKLIEWGHKLGFCYISDYANHTDEFSALAEHIASTKQLLCSSCQTVFIDTDDKTELTLFCEMFLPYLEAAVGKHRNTSIGTRARDTLISYSARLEQAIGIRQISPDVFYGKNCSLIIKDDFELELSPMMCNVLVKRLPRKNIMRTLRNAKGFLQTAGLICGKADRAELTDLLLCAGVTRVTQAGNMSAYFFGESHDGEYPLSRYTRKINIELNNQTEETNI; translated from the coding sequence ATGATTTTCTTTGATGGCGAAATATACGAAAACGATATGTGCGACAAGCTGTTAGCCCGTTTTGAAGACAGAATATGCGACACTCTCGGAAACTGTCGGCTTTCTGCTAAACAGGTCATGCTTGCCGCCGAAAAAATCAGCACGGATATAGAAAACGGCGCTTTTGACGATATGCTCTCAGCGCTTGACGTTGAAAATGTAAGTTACTATAAACAGCTTATACTCGCCTGCCTCAGCCGTGAAAATCTTGAATACAGGCTGAAAACCGAGCTCGGAGATTCAGACGGCTTTATCGGTCCTCCGAACGGCATCACTCCGAAAATAAAAATTCAGACAAAACCTCTCGGCGTTCTGTTCCACATAGCCGCAGGAAATGCCGACGGCTTACCCGTGACGAGCGTTGCAGAAGGACTTCTTGCAGGCAATATCAATATACTGAAGCTTCCGTCCGCCGATAAGGGCTTGTCGATCCGCATAATAAAGCGGCTTTGCAAGTATGAGCCTTTGCTGTCACGCTACATATATGTCTTTGATACCCCGTCAAGCGATGTGCGTACCATCCAGACGCTTGCAGGCTTTGCCGACGGCATAGTGGTATGGGGCGGTACTGAAGCCGTAAAAGCAGTGCGCTCACTTGCTCCGCCGGGAGTTAAGCTGATTGAATGGGGACACAAGCTCGGCTTCTGCTACATTTCCGATTACGCAAACCATACAGATGAATTTTCGGCTCTTGCCGAGCATATAGCCTCTACAAAGCAACTGCTCTGCAGTTCCTGCCAGACCGTGTTTATTGACACCGATGATAAAACCGAGCTTACCCTATTTTGCGAAATGTTCCTTCCGTATCTTGAAGCGGCAGTCGGAAAACACAGAAATACCTCTATAGGCACACGGGCGAGAGATACGCTCATAAGCTACTCCGCCCGTCTTGAACAGGCAATCGGGATACGGCAAATTTCTCCCGATGTATTTTACGGTAAGAATTGCAGCCTTATCATAAAAGACGACTTTGAACTTGAACTATCGCCTATGATGTGTAATGTGCTTGTAAAAAGGCTTCCGAGAAAGAACATAATGCGTACTCTGAGAAATGCAAAAGGCTTTCTGCAGACCGCAGGGCTTATCTGCGGCAAGGCTGACAGAGCAGAACTTACCGACCTGTTGCTCTGTGCAGGAGTTACAAGAGTTACGCAGGCGGGAAATATGTCCGCTTACTTTTTCGGAGAATCCCACGACGGAGAATATCCGCTATCCCGATACACAAGAAAAATCAATATCGAACTGAATAATCAGACTGAGGAAACAAATATATGA